One Asterias rubens chromosome 1, eAstRub1.3, whole genome shotgun sequence genomic region harbors:
- the LOC117290177 gene encoding COA8 family protein CBG23705, mitochondrial-like, translating to MFKIITVCKCSFKQIKYSRRSPWALMMSRQLATAQNQNKNEEKNGESQSTIYLSEPPSKPDRDWIGPVDKRSNLRQIRFTERDNETETERAYREMREEIYVWNHTFWARHNQNFIEAKEHFVKKVLESKGGGLLDEDGARRVLSADEMAEFYKEFLQENQQILKQYNRDWYRRNTALLWPAFKVALQRRFRKPLS from the exons atgttcaaaataataACTGTTTGCAAGTGTTCCTTCAAGCAAATAAAGTATTCGAGACGTTCGCCATGGGCATTGATGATGAGCAGACAGCTGGCTACTGCACagaaccagaataag aatgaGGAGAAAAATGGTGAATCGCAGTCAACGATATACCTGAGTGAACCACCAAGTAAGCCAGATCGAGATTGGATCGGTCCAGTTGATAAACGCTCCAATCTGCGGCAGATCCGTTTCACCGAGAGAGACAATGAAACAGAAACAGAGAGGGCGTATCGAGAAATGAGAGAGGAGATCTATGTCTGGAACCACACCTTCTGGGCCCGGCATAACCAGAACTTCATTGAG gcAAAGGAACATTTTGTTAAGAAGGTGCTTGAAAGTAAAGGAGGTGGTCTGTTAGATGAAGATG GGGCCAGGCGAGTGTTGAGCGCTGATGAAATGGCAGAGTTCTACAAGGAATTCCTTCAAGAAAATCAACAGATTCTGAAGCAGTATAACCGGGATTGGTACAGACGAAACACTGCCCTCTTGTGGCCAGCATTCAAAGTTGCTCTTCAAAGACGTTTCAGAAAACCGTTAAGTTGA
- the LOC117290168 gene encoding cryptochrome DASH-like, which produces MSTKLKTIICLLRNDLRYHDNEVLHWAHLNADFVVPLYCLDPRHYSGTWHYSFPKTGPHRLKFLLQTLHDLKDSLKSVGSELVVSRGEPEKVITNLISQLGKENVKAVALQQEATREETDVERAVEKSCQVPVHKVWGSTLYHKEDIPFRIPQLPNVFTEFRKRTENQSRVRPTLSMPSRLKPLPTGVDPGCIPTMEEYGMKEPAQDPRTAFPYGGGERQALARIQHYFWDHDYIASYKETRNGLIGPDYSTKFSSWLALGCLSPRKIYEEIKRYEKERKTNQSTYWVIFELLWRDYFKFVALKFGDRLFYLSGLLGKHREWQENQKLFDAWREGKTGVPFVDANMRELATTGFMSNRGRQNVASFLTKDLKLDWRLGAEWFEHLLIDHDVCSNYGNWLYCAGVGTDPRPARKFNMVKQGLDYDAQGDYIRSWIPELQAIKGGAIHTPWALSSSMLMKCEVTLGHTYPMPVVKAPEWAKHIRTQERGKSGRGPEQRQQTRGVDFYFSSSSQKYKK; this is translated from the exons GTGTTACACTGGGCCCATCTGAATGCAGACTTTGTTGTACCGTTGTACTGTTTAGACCCTCGTCATTACAGCGGTACGTGGCATTACTCCTTCCCCAAGACTGGACCACATCGTCTCAAGTTCTTACTGCAAACCTTGCATGATCTGAAGGATTCCCTCAAGAGTGTTGGCAG TGAACTGGTTGTCAGTAGAGGTGAACCTGAGAAAGTTATTACCAACTTGATCAGCCAGCTAGGTAAAGAGAACGTCAAAGCAGTAGCACTACAGCAAGAG GCAACTAGAGAGGAGACGGATGTAGAAAGAGCTGTAGAGAAATCCTGCCAGGTTCCCGTCCACAAAGTCTGGGGTTCAACTCTCTACCACAAAGAGGACATACCATTCAGAATACCACA attaccaaatgtgttcacaGAGTTCCGCAAGAGGACTGAAAATCAGTCAAGAGTCCGTCCAACGTTGTCCATGCCCAGTAGGCTGAAACCACTACCAACTGGTGTAGACCCAGGCTGTATACCTACAATGGAGGAGTATGGAATGAAAG AACCAGCCCAGGATCCACGTACTGCATTCCCTTATGGAGGTGGTGAGAGACAGGCCCTTGCAAGAATTCAACATTACTTCTGGGatcat GACTATATAGCGTCATACAAGGAGACTCGTAACGGACTAATAGGCCCCGATTATTCCACCAAATTCTCCTCTTG GCTGGCTCTAGGATGTCTATCACCGCGGAAAATATATGAAGAAATCAAGAGATACGAGAAGGAACgaaaaacaaaccaatcaaCTTACTG GGTGATCTTTGAGCTGCTCTGGAGGGATTATTTCAAGTTTGTGGCCCTCAAATTCGGGGATCGTCTCTTCTACCTTAGTG GCCTTCTAGGTAAACACAGGGAGTGGCAGGAGAACCAGAAGCTTTTTGACGCATGGCGAGAGGGTAAGACGGGGGTACCGTTTGTAGACGCCAATATGAGAGAGTTGGCTACCACTGGGTTCATGTCCAACAGAGGCAGGCAGAACGTGGCAAGCTTCCTAACTAAAGATCTTAAACTGGACTGGAGGCTAGGGGCAGAATGGTTTGAACATCTGCTG ATTGATCATGATGTATGCAGTAACTATGGCAACTGGTTATACTGCGCTGGTGTTGGCACTGACCCACGACCAGCCAGGAAGTTCAACATGGTCAAACAAGGACTAGACTACGATGCACAG GGTGACTACATCAGAAGCTGGATACCTGAACTACAAGCTATTAAGGGAGGAGCCATTCACACCCCCTGGGCCCTCAGCAGCTCTATGCTAATGAAGTGCGAGGTGACTTTGGGACACACCTATCCCATGCCGGTTGTCAAAGCTCCAGAATGGGCAAAGCATATCAGAACTCAG GAAAGAGGAAAAAGCGGCAGAGGCCCCGAGCAGAGACAGCAAACCCGAGGCGTAGACTTCTACTTCTCAAGTTCCAGtcaaaaatacaagaaataa